One Glycine max cultivar Williams 82 chromosome 6, Glycine_max_v4.0, whole genome shotgun sequence DNA segment encodes these proteins:
- the LOC100777821 gene encoding glycine-rich RNA-binding protein 2 — protein sequence MASAEVEFRCFVGGLAWATDHDALEKAFSQFGEIVESKVINDRETGRSRGFGFVTFATEQAMRDAIEGMNGQNLDGRNITVNEAQSRGKGGGGGGGGYGGGGGGYGGGGGYSRGGGGYGGGGGRREGGYNRNGGGGGYGGGGGGYGGGGGYGGGGRDRGYGGDGGSRYSRGGGGSDGGSWRN from the exons ATGGCTTCTGCAGAAGTAGAGTTCCGATGCTTTGTTGGTGGGCTTGCTTGGGCCACCGACCACGATGCTCTCGAGAAAGCCTTCTCTCAATTTGGCGAAATCGTCGAATCGAAG GTCATCAACGATCGTGAAACTGGAAGATCCAGAGGGTTTGGATTTGTGACCTTCGCCACAGAGCAGGCGATGAGAGACGCAATTGAAGGAATGAACGGCCAGAACCTCGACGGTCGTAATATAACCGTGAACGAGGCTCAATCCCGTGGAAAAggtggcggcggcggcggcggcggctacggaggaggtggtggtggttaCGGTGGCGGCGGAGGTTACAGCCGCGGTGGAGGAGGATATGGTGGCGGAGGAGGCCGCCGTGAAGGTGGTTATAACCGCAacggtggtggaggaggatATGGTGGCGGTGGCGGCGGATATGGAGGTGGTGGAGGTTATGGTGGCGGTGGGAGAGACCGTGGATATGGTGGTGATGGTGGGTCCCGCTACTCGAGAGGAGGCGGTGGTTCGGATGGAGGAAGCTGGAGGAATTAA
- the LOC100776052 gene encoding 3-ketoacyl-CoA synthase 4, whose translation MIVPLMMIQVQYNLMSLIAFSAIIFLGSTLYIMTRPTSIFLLDYSCYLPPQHLRVRFNQFMDHSTLTGDFLPSSLHFQRKILLRSGLGEETYVPQAMHSIPPRPSISAARLEAEQVMFGSLDTLFSDTNVNPKDIGILVVNCSLFNPTPSLSSMIVNKYKLRGNVKSFNLGGMGCSAGVIAVDLAKDMLQVHPNTYAVVVSTENITQNWYFGNNKAMLIPNCLFRVGGAAILLSNKSSDRARAKYKLVHVVRTHKGADDKAFRCVYQEQDEVGKTGVSLSKDLMAIAGGALMTNITTLGPLVLPISEQFLFFLTLVVKKLFNAKMKPYIPDFKLAFDHFCIHAGGRAVIDELEKNLQLRPEHVEASRMTLHRFGNTSSSSIWYELAYTEAKGRIRKGHRVWQIAFGSGFKCNSAVWEALRHVNPSPNTPWENCIHRYPVHIHT comes from the coding sequence ATGATTGTCCCTCTGATGATGATCCAGGTCCAATACAACCTCATGAGCCTCATCGCTTTCTCCGCTATCATCTTCTTGGGATCCACTCTCTACATCATGACCCGACCCACTTCCATCTTCCTCCTGGACTACTCCTGCTATCTCCCCCCTCAGCACCTCCGCGTTCGCTTCAACCAGTTCATGGACCACTCCACCCTCACCGGCGACTTCCTCCCCTCCTCCCTCCACTTCCAGCGCAAGATTCTCCTCCGCTCCGGCCTCGGCGAGGAAACCTACGTCCCCCAAGCCATGCACTCCATCCCCCCTCGCCCCTCCATTTCCGCCGCAAGGTTAGAAGCCGAGCAGGTCATGTTCGGCTCCCTCGACACCCTCTTCTCCGACACCAACGTCAACCCCAAAGACATCGGCATCCTTGTCGTCAACTGCAGCCTCTTCAACCCCACCCCTTCCCTCTCCTCCATGATCGTCAACAAGTACAAGCTCCGCGGGAACGTCAAAAGCTTCAACCTTGGCGGCATGGGCTGCAGCGCCGGCGTCATCGCCGTTGATCTCGCAAAAGACATGCTTCAGGTTCACCCCAACACCTACGCCGTCGTCGTCAGCACCGAGAACATAACCCAGAATTGGTACTTCGGAAACAACAAGGCCATGCTCATACCCAATTGCCTTTTCCGCGTTGGTGGGGCCGCGATTCTTCTCTCCAACAAAAGCTCCGACAGAGCAAGAGCCAAATACAAGCTGGTGCATGTGGTTAGGACTCACAAGGGGGCAGATGACAAGGCGTTTAGGTGCGTGTACCAGGAACAAGACGAGGTCGGAAAAACCGGTGTTTCTTTGTCCAAGGATCTCATGGCTATTGCTGGTGGGGCTCTTATGACTAACATAACCACGTTGGGTCCCCTTGTCTTGCCTATAAGTGAGCAATTTCTGTTCTTTCTCACACTTGTGGTGAAGAAGCTTTTCAATGCCAAGATGAAGCCTTATATCCCTGATTTCAAGCTCGCCTTTGACCATTTCTGCATTCACGCTGGTGGGAGGGCTGTGATCGATGAGCTGGAGAAGAATCTGCAGCTTCGGCCGGAGCACGTGGAGGCTTCGAGGATGACGCTGCATAGGTTCGGGAACACTTCTTCGAGTTCGATTTGGTACGAGTTGGCTTACACGGAGGCAAAGGGGAGGATCAGAAAGGGGCACAGGGTTTGGCAGATTGCGTTTGGGAGTGGGTTTAAGTGTAACAGTGCGGTGTGGGAGGCGCTTAGACATGTAAACCCTTCACCCAACACTCCATGGGAAAACTGCATTCATAGGTACCCCGTTCACATTCATACATAA